The following coding sequences lie in one Silvanigrella aquatica genomic window:
- the fliP gene encoding flagellar type III secretion system pore protein FliP (The bacterial flagellar biogenesis protein FliP forms a type III secretion system (T3SS)-type pore required for flagellar assembly.): MRCFFYLKIILISIFFYTATYAQTKTAPSNINNNLNALDKDWKKENQNVQNKLSLNQNKMPIFSINIANGENQDDFVPAIKVLAILTLLTFGPSILLLMSSFTRILIVLSFLRQALGTPTMPPNQILIALSLFLTYFVMSPTLTKIYDSALVPYMQKDITTQQALDVGQKPLHEFMMAQVKTDDLKLFYEMSKLEKPSTKEDVPMRILVPSFVISELKTAFQIGFLVYLPFIVIDMIVSSVLMAMGMMMLPPTVVSLPLKLILFVVVDGWNLLAGSLIKSFN; the protein is encoded by the coding sequence ATGAGATGTTTTTTCTATTTGAAAATTATACTCATATCCATTTTTTTCTATACAGCTACTTATGCACAAACAAAAACAGCTCCTAGTAATATTAATAATAATTTAAATGCTTTAGATAAGGATTGGAAAAAAGAAAATCAAAATGTACAAAATAAATTGAGCTTAAATCAAAATAAGATGCCTATTTTTTCAATTAATATTGCCAATGGTGAAAATCAAGATGATTTTGTTCCTGCCATAAAAGTTCTTGCTATATTAACACTTCTGACTTTTGGTCCCTCAATTTTGCTTTTGATGAGTTCCTTTACGAGAATATTAATCGTTCTTTCCTTTTTAAGGCAAGCGCTTGGCACTCCCACAATGCCACCAAATCAAATCTTAATAGCCTTGTCTTTATTTCTAACTTATTTTGTAATGTCACCCACTCTTACAAAAATTTATGATTCTGCTCTCGTTCCCTATATGCAAAAAGATATTACAACACAACAAGCTTTAGATGTGGGTCAAAAACCGCTTCACGAATTCATGATGGCACAAGTAAAAACAGATGACTTAAAATTATTTTATGAAATGAGTAAACTTGAAAAACCATCAACAAAAGAAGATGTTCCTATGAGAATTTTAGTTCCTTCTTTTGTTATTAGTGAATTAAAAACAGCATTTCAAATTGGATTTTTAGTGTATTTACCATTTATTGTCATAGATATGATTGTTAGTAGTGTTTTAATGGCAATGGGTATGATGATGTTACCTCCTACAGTTGTAAGTTTGCCTTTAAAACTCATTTTATTTGTTGTGGTAGATGGATGGAATTTATTAGCAGGATCATTAATTAAAAGTTTTAACTAG
- a CDS encoding flagellar biosynthetic protein FliO, producing MRNKLMFLWIINIGFLFSPAFAQEKSNNYESTVPPIQYPEKNNDEMQVRKDIKSSFYKYDDTNSPISESQPAKKINNTPTTTSRNFLDEKPKEKSFEDILEKNETPKKIENKKNERLNFSSQTNTSRPSELWKLFLLSVIFIGILASLGYLLTRLRNKGLFAISKTDKVMDIISTLPISPKRQIMILKIRDQEIVVSNTENGINFLTEVSGGLVNRSLQEKRQLPISDKFLLPKQEKNLYDKIEQKNEINNTQNDKNTERKSDILLKALKSINSNNLNQRKNKPAEENSNSSNKTETFPKYLANQFENESKKEVKKRDEEVDSVENVTNLIREKLRSMKPLN from the coding sequence ATGCGCAACAAATTAATGTTTTTATGGATTATAAATATAGGGTTTTTGTTTAGCCCTGCTTTTGCTCAAGAAAAAAGTAACAACTATGAATCAACAGTGCCTCCTATACAATATCCAGAAAAGAACAATGATGAAATGCAGGTAAGAAAAGACATAAAAAGCTCATTTTATAAATATGATGATACAAATTCTCCCATTTCAGAAAGTCAGCCTGCAAAAAAAATAAATAATACACCAACCACAACATCGAGAAATTTTTTAGATGAGAAACCTAAAGAAAAATCATTTGAAGACATATTAGAAAAAAATGAAACGCCGAAAAAAATTGAAAATAAAAAAAATGAGCGTTTAAATTTTTCTTCACAAACAAATACAAGTCGACCATCAGAATTGTGGAAATTATTTTTATTATCAGTAATTTTTATCGGAATTTTAGCATCATTAGGTTATTTATTGACAAGACTAAGGAATAAAGGATTATTTGCTATATCTAAAACAGATAAAGTTATGGATATTATTTCAACTTTACCCATTTCACCTAAAAGACAAATTATGATTCTTAAAATAAGGGATCAAGAAATTGTTGTATCAAATACAGAAAACGGAATCAATTTTTTAACAGAGGTGAGTGGTGGACTAGTGAATCGATCCTTGCAAGAGAAAAGGCAACTACCTATAAGTGATAAATTTTTACTGCCAAAGCAAGAAAAAAATTTATATGATAAAATTGAGCAAAAAAATGAGATTAATAATACTCAAAATGATAAAAATACTGAAAGAAAATCAGATATTTTACTTAAGGCATTAAAAAGTATTAATTCAAATAATTTAAACCAGAGAAAAAATAAGCCTGCAGAAGAGAACTCTAATTCTTCAAATAAAACGGAGACATTCCCAAAATATTTAGCAAATCAATTTGAAAATGAAAGTAAAAAAGAAGTGAAAAAAAGGGATGAAGAAGTTGATAGTGTAGAAAATGTAACAAATCTAATCAGAGAAAAACTTCGCTCGATGAAACCTTTGAATTAA
- a CDS encoding flagellar biosynthetic protein FliR produces MDILSVIKLDPETWPLAVMAFLRITTLFFFLPILGEQAVPIKLRIVLGLAFTFFVYPIVTERIHQRDLLLQWSAATIVLSSLREVFFGFASGYAAKLIISAVSIASHTVGVNMGFQVASMFSPGANDHESSFSVFQNWIVVLLILLLNIHHIFIESLVKSFINIPLGPTANPTALAKVALSIAHEAFVLGLRIGAPLIAVQILINISMGLLNRALPSLNVFIISFPVSFTVAMIVLYLSLTSFLSLISHYGMEREVAWFDSMRRVFVPSSTP; encoded by the coding sequence ATGGATATTTTATCTGTCATAAAACTTGATCCTGAAACCTGGCCACTAGCAGTGATGGCATTTTTAAGAATTACAACATTATTTTTCTTTTTACCTATTTTAGGCGAGCAAGCAGTGCCTATAAAACTTCGCATTGTACTTGGCTTAGCATTTACATTTTTTGTTTATCCTATTGTAACAGAACGCATTCATCAACGTGATTTATTGCTGCAATGGAGCGCTGCCACTATTGTCCTGTCGTCACTCCGTGAAGTTTTTTTCGGATTTGCATCTGGTTATGCAGCAAAACTAATTATTTCTGCTGTATCAATTGCATCGCATACGGTAGGAGTGAATATGGGATTTCAAGTGGCATCTATGTTTAGCCCTGGCGCAAATGATCATGAATCTTCATTTTCTGTTTTTCAAAATTGGATTGTTGTTTTATTAATATTGCTTTTAAATATTCATCATATATTTATTGAAAGCCTTGTTAAGTCTTTTATTAATATTCCCCTTGGACCCACAGCAAATCCTACGGCGCTTGCAAAAGTAGCTTTAAGTATTGCTCATGAAGCTTTTGTTCTTGGCTTGAGAATTGGAGCTCCGCTTATTGCGGTTCAAATTTTAATTAATATTTCGATGGGATTATTAAATAGAGCTTTACCTTCATTAAATGTTTTTATCATTAGTTTTCCCGTCAGTTTTACAGTGGCAATGATTGTTTTGTATTTAAGCCTAACATCATTTTTAAGTTTAATTTCACATTATGGAATGGAGCGAGAAGTAGCGTGGTTTGACTCCATGCGTCGTGTTTTCGTTCCCTCTTCGACTCCATAA
- a CDS encoding flagellar basal body-associated FliL family protein, protein MAENEEKKADAKKDEKAADPTAKVEKKNKLVLFAGIGGVLLVALGVGGFFIFKTISGKKHVEMAAQGTGHEANADPHAKPEADPHAKPDEHGAANDKKEEKKDDHKKDEGKKDEPKKDEGKKDEPKKDEGKKDEPKKDEPKKDDHGAPAANGAKKEEPKGTANFGDTFLIPRMDLNLGNSIENRFIRIGVAIEYRGGEMQGFELKKREVQLKDIVITAVTTKTRIVLISEEGKENLRREILNRINEVTDRPVQNVYFTEFFVE, encoded by the coding sequence ATGGCTGAAAATGAAGAAAAAAAAGCAGATGCTAAAAAGGATGAAAAAGCGGCTGATCCTACTGCAAAAGTAGAAAAGAAAAACAAACTCGTTCTTTTTGCGGGAATAGGTGGTGTGTTGCTTGTGGCATTAGGGGTGGGCGGCTTTTTCATATTTAAGACCATATCTGGAAAAAAACATGTTGAAATGGCTGCCCAAGGAACGGGGCATGAGGCGAATGCGGATCCCCATGCAAAACCAGAAGCGGATCCCCATGCAAAACCTGACGAACATGGTGCAGCAAATGATAAAAAGGAAGAAAAAAAAGATGATCATAAGAAAGATGAAGGCAAAAAAGACGAACCTAAAAAAGATGAGGGCAAAAAAGACGAACCTAAAAAAGATGAAGGCAAAAAAGACGAACCTAAGAAAGACGAACCTAAGAAAGACGATCACGGGGCTCCTGCAGCAAACGGAGCCAAAAAAGAAGAGCCTAAAGGAACAGCAAACTTTGGTGATACGTTCCTTATTCCGAGAATGGATTTAAATTTAGGAAATTCCATTGAAAATAGATTTATTCGCATTGGTGTCGCCATTGAATATCGAGGCGGTGAAATGCAGGGATTTGAACTTAAAAAAAGAGAAGTTCAATTAAAGGATATTGTCATAACAGCCGTAACAACAAAAACGCGTATTGTGTTGATATCTGAAGAAGGCAAAGAAAATTTAAGAAGAGAAATATTAAACAGAATAAATGAAGTCACAGATAGACCGGTTCAAAATGTCTATTTTACAGAATTTTTTGTGGAGTAA
- the fliQ gene encoding flagellar biosynthesis protein FliQ, whose translation MNSQQVVDLILALLYLTVEISLPLLGVAMIIGLLISIFQAATQINESTLSFLPKIAAMILVLVILSPWMLRKLNDYTHHVYEKIPEYARQR comes from the coding sequence ATGAATAGTCAGCAAGTTGTCGATCTCATTTTAGCATTATTATATTTAACGGTAGAAATATCATTGCCTCTTCTAGGTGTTGCTATGATTATAGGTTTATTAATCAGTATTTTTCAAGCAGCGACACAAATTAACGAATCGACATTAAGTTTTTTACCAAAAATTGCAGCAATGATTCTTGTTTTAGTTATTTTATCACCATGGATGCTTAGAAAATTAAATGACTATACGCATCATGTTTATGAAAAAATTCCTGAGTATGCAAGGCAAAGGTAA
- the fliM gene encoding flagellar motor switch protein FliM, giving the protein MDQVLSQNEVDALLNAVSDGRTEGDGGQKDASGIVHYDLANQDRIIRGRMPTLDIIHDRFIRLFRISLSAALRKVANIGVNSSGPIKFGEFMNSLPLPSCLNILRLEPLRGSAVMVIESKLLYALVDSLFGGSDVPYTKIEGKDFTQIEIKVARRIVMSAVDDLEKAWAPVFPLKITYSRTEINPQFVAIVPPSDVVISTAFDVELEKMSGSIKLVFPYSTLEPIKSKLSVGFQNEQLEVDHIWINRIKTQLMGTSVNLTCNMGSCWINLRDLMELSKGDVLILDRDADKALDVLVEGIHKFRGVPGIIRGNKAIKVTEIIGDY; this is encoded by the coding sequence ATGGATCAGGTGTTAAGCCAGAATGAAGTCGACGCCTTATTAAATGCTGTTTCTGATGGACGTACAGAAGGCGATGGTGGACAAAAAGATGCGTCTGGGATTGTCCACTATGATTTAGCAAATCAGGATCGAATTATCCGTGGTCGTATGCCCACGTTAGATATTATTCACGATCGATTTATTCGTCTTTTTCGCATATCTCTTTCCGCTGCATTGAGAAAAGTCGCAAATATTGGTGTGAATAGTTCAGGACCTATTAAGTTTGGCGAATTTATGAATTCGTTACCTTTGCCTAGCTGTTTAAATATTCTGAGACTAGAGCCTTTGCGTGGATCCGCTGTGATGGTGATTGAAAGTAAGTTACTTTATGCTTTAGTTGATAGCTTATTCGGTGGATCTGATGTTCCTTATACAAAAATTGAAGGAAAAGATTTTACCCAAATTGAAATTAAAGTAGCACGCCGCATTGTCATGTCTGCTGTAGATGACCTTGAAAAAGCATGGGCACCAGTTTTTCCATTAAAAATAACATATTCTCGTACAGAAATTAATCCTCAATTTGTTGCCATTGTGCCACCAAGTGACGTTGTAATTTCAACAGCATTTGATGTTGAACTAGAAAAAATGAGTGGATCTATAAAACTTGTGTTTCCTTACTCTACTTTGGAACCAATTAAATCAAAATTAAGTGTTGGATTTCAAAATGAGCAATTGGAAGTGGATCATATTTGGATCAATCGCATTAAAACGCAGCTTATGGGAACGAGCGTTAACTTAACCTGCAATATGGGCAGCTGCTGGATAAATTTAAGAGATTTAATGGAATTAAGTAAAGGTGATGTTCTTATTTTAGATAGGGATGCGGATAAAGCATTGGATGTATTAGTTGAAGGTATTCATAAATTTCGAGGTGTTCCAGGAATAATTAGGGGTAATAAAGCAATTAAGGTAACAGAAATTATTGGAGATTATTAA
- a CDS encoding DUF455 family protein: MELKEFAEVILFGTNIAHDKLLNPKVLTDEQSYQAIIAPKVPGRPIGLQFNENMLEKKISFPNQHQLDNEKQRGYVLHFFANHELLAMEIMALVLLLFPNAPKNFRMGVAKTILEEQKHMSLYLNRMNDLGVQFGEIPVNDFFWNCLSTMKSPLDFVTTMSMTFEQANIDYSLYYKDLMNKIGDKVTANILNIVYQEEIGHVKHGVTWFNRWRDNSKSEWQSYVEALEFPLTPARAKGIIFDMNARKVAGLSEDYIMQLSVFSSSKGRPPCIYYFNPACEQEIARGAIGFTPTKSILNLQNDCCSLMQFISTKDDIVLTSQRPSLPFLKKLQDCGYHLPEWVLLHKNNSDIKNISQNYISNLQPWGWSPESTNIMKSFLPKLIGKNVFLNEIFKEEFYLQYIKSLYSKETAAKLIIKLKIDLKNIEFLLPEDEDLPKISIDLNSVDLNIKYFLNRRNFRTVVLKAPWGCSGQNMLRVQTHELGTPDKNWILNILREQGALIVEPWFEKVVDLSYQAKILENKTIIPIGSTRFLTDLRGQYKATFLGKKTDDLSSELMKFIYNNYENYSGIEEILKATSILVGEYLIASKYEGPYGIDAFIYKDERAQHGYRLKFLSEINPRFTMGRVALEIGKRIQTGTSAIWAHLRVKDLLNDNFKSLKEFSDYIETHFPIKLSEKPKPLIQEGILFTNDPTLATSVITVLIVGKKVLHDFTKLTGIEIIK, from the coding sequence ATGGAATTAAAAGAATTTGCTGAAGTTATTTTATTTGGGACAAATATTGCTCACGACAAACTTTTGAACCCAAAAGTACTCACTGATGAACAATCTTATCAGGCAATTATTGCACCTAAAGTACCAGGACGTCCGATAGGACTGCAATTTAATGAAAATATGTTAGAAAAAAAAATTTCATTCCCCAATCAACATCAGCTCGACAATGAAAAGCAACGCGGCTACGTTCTTCACTTTTTCGCAAATCATGAACTTCTTGCTATGGAAATCATGGCATTAGTGTTACTTTTATTCCCTAATGCTCCTAAAAATTTTCGCATGGGTGTTGCAAAAACAATTCTCGAAGAACAGAAGCATATGTCATTATATTTAAATCGAATGAATGATCTGGGAGTTCAATTTGGTGAAATTCCTGTAAATGATTTTTTTTGGAATTGCCTTTCCACTATGAAATCTCCCCTCGATTTTGTCACAACAATGAGTATGACATTTGAGCAAGCAAATATTGATTATTCACTTTATTACAAAGATCTCATGAATAAAATCGGAGACAAAGTAACAGCGAATATTTTAAATATTGTTTACCAAGAAGAAATTGGGCACGTAAAACATGGTGTGACTTGGTTTAACCGCTGGCGCGATAACAGCAAATCAGAATGGCAATCCTATGTTGAAGCTCTAGAATTTCCCTTAACTCCCGCACGTGCAAAAGGTATAATTTTTGATATGAATGCGCGCAAAGTGGCGGGCCTTTCTGAAGACTATATTATGCAACTCTCTGTATTTTCTTCTTCAAAAGGCCGCCCTCCCTGCATTTATTATTTCAACCCCGCCTGTGAACAAGAGATAGCAAGAGGAGCAATTGGTTTTACCCCTACAAAATCTATTTTAAACTTGCAAAATGACTGCTGCTCTTTAATGCAATTTATTTCCACAAAGGATGACATTGTATTAACTTCCCAAAGACCAAGTCTGCCTTTTTTAAAAAAACTCCAAGATTGTGGTTATCATCTTCCAGAATGGGTGTTGTTGCATAAAAATAATTCGGATATAAAAAATATTTCTCAAAACTATATTAGCAATTTGCAACCCTGGGGATGGAGCCCAGAAAGTACAAATATTATGAAATCATTTTTGCCTAAACTCATTGGTAAAAATGTTTTTTTAAATGAAATATTTAAGGAAGAATTTTACCTTCAATATATTAAATCTCTTTATTCGAAAGAAACAGCCGCTAAATTAATCATAAAATTAAAAATTGATTTGAAAAATATTGAGTTTTTATTACCCGAAGATGAAGATTTACCTAAAATTTCAATCGACTTAAATTCAGTTGACTTAAATATCAAATACTTTTTAAATCGCAGAAATTTTAGAACCGTAGTACTTAAGGCTCCCTGGGGTTGTTCAGGGCAAAATATGCTGAGAGTCCAGACACATGAACTCGGAACGCCAGATAAAAACTGGATTCTCAACATATTAAGAGAACAAGGCGCACTAATTGTTGAACCTTGGTTTGAAAAAGTGGTCGATCTTTCCTATCAAGCAAAAATTTTAGAAAATAAAACAATTATTCCCATTGGAAGCACCCGTTTTTTAACGGATCTACGTGGACAATACAAAGCTACATTTCTTGGCAAAAAAACCGATGATTTATCCTCTGAATTAATGAAATTCATATACAATAATTATGAAAATTATTCTGGCATTGAAGAAATTTTAAAAGCAACTTCAATACTTGTAGGTGAATATTTAATTGCTAGTAAGTATGAAGGTCCCTATGGGATTGATGCTTTTATTTATAAAGATGAAAGAGCACAACATGGCTACCGCCTAAAGTTTTTGTCGGAAATAAATCCTAGATTTACTATGGGAAGAGTTGCTCTAGAAATTGGAAAAAGAATTCAAACAGGAACTTCTGCTATTTGGGCACATCTCAGAGTAAAAGATTTATTAAATGATAATTTTAAATCTTTGAAAGAATTTTCTGATTATATTGAAACTCATTTTCCTATTAAGCTTTCAGAAAAACCGAAACCTCTTATTCAAGAAGGGATCCTATTTACAAATGATCCCACTCTGGCAACTTCTGTCATCACTGTTCTTATTGTAGGCAAAAAAGTCCTTCACGACTTTACAAAACTGACAGGAATTGAAATAATTAAATAA